In Halanaerobium praevalens DSM 2228, the DNA window TATGGATAGAAATAATATGAGTATATCCTGCTGCTTTTAAATTATTATAAACATCCATAATTTCCTGGGGAGAGGGCATTGAAGTAGTAGGAATCTCATCTTCAAAACTTTGATAAACTTCTGCAGGAGTTATATCAACCCGATCGTGAAATTGTTGTTCATTATAAATAACTTTTAAAGGAATAGACTCTATTCCATTTGCCTTTAAATCACTTTGAGTCAAATCAGAAGTACTATCAGTCACAATTGCAATTTTTTCTTCCATATTTTTTTCTCCTTCATTCTTAAATAATTTAAAATAATTTATTCATCAGCCAAATTATCAAAATATCCCTGGATTAAAATTATTGGAGTACCTTTATCACCACTACCACTAACTAAATCACACAAACTACCTAATAAATCTGTCAACTGTCTAGGAGTAGTTCCTTGAGCTTTAAGATTAGCAGTTAAATCTGCTTCTTTATCTCTAATTTCAGCTTTCATAGCTGTTAAAAGTTCACTTCCTGCTAAATCTTTAAGTTCATTATCAGCTATGTACTTTAATTTAATCTCATTTGGAGTTCCAGCCAAACCTTGAGTATAAGCTGGGGAAACAACTGGATCAGCAAGTTCCCAAATTTTAGCTGCTGGATCTTTAAAAGCACCATCACCATAAATCATGACTTCTACTTCCTGACCACTAAAAGCCTTAATTTCTGCTTGTACTGCTTCTACAAATTGCTGGCCATCTCTAGGAAAAAGTTTTAAACTTTCAGCTGAAGCTTTATTTGAACCTAAAAGTCCATAATCTGGATTATAGCCTTTATTTTCTGCTTGATTACATATTTGATCTAAACTAATTACCTTTTGAGCACCATTTTCTTTTAAAATAGTCTTAGTTCTTTCTCGACTATGAATATCAGCTGCAATTACTTGATCTGTATAATCTAAAATTGTCTCTGGCTGATTTGCTGCTATAATTTCAATTTCAGTTTCTGCAGCTATTTCTTGGTATAATTCAACATAATTAACACCTGTAAAAGGATGCTTAAAGTCTGCAAATTTTTGCTTATATTCTGCTTCTTCAATTACATATTGATAAGGATCAATTCCAAGTTCATATATTTTTTTAGCATCTAAAAGTGGATTCCCTACTTCATCATTAGGATAACTTAACTGTAAATAAATTTTCTTACCACTGCGAGCAATACCTTTTAAAATCATTGAAAACCTATTACGACTTAAAATGGGAAAAACAATACCAATCGAATCACCACTAAAAGTATCATTAATAGCAGCAGCTATTTGATCTAAATTAACATAATTTCCTTGGGCTCTAGCTACTAGAGATTCTGTGATTCCAACAACATCTTTATCTCTCAGCTTAATTGACTCTTGTTTAATGGCTTCTTTTAGAGATTCAACAACAATTTCAACTAACTGATCTCCTTCTTTAACTATCGGAGCTCTTATTCCTCTTACTTCTGTTCCAACCGTTCTCATTAATTTCACCTCAAATTTTATTTTCTATCCAACAAAGTTTATTATAGCAGACTTTGAGGTTATTCAGCAAATTATTAGCTTTGCTTTTAATTTTTTAAAATATTAAATTAATTATACTATTTTTTTGACTTCAAGTCAATTTTGTCTTTAATTTAATTTCTTTTAACCAAAAAAGAGAAAAACTGGAGCAATTTAAGCTCAGTTTTCCTCTTTTGTTTCAATTATTATTTTCTTAAATTCTCAATTATTTCTTCAAATTCTGCTTTAGTAATTTCACCTTGAGCATAACGCTGACGCGCTATTTCTTCTGCACTATCTTGGGGCTCAATTTTAAAATCATTTTTTTGAGAACTATAATTATTTCTTTGATGAGGCTCTTTATTTTCATTATTTTTTTGTACAATAAAATAGATAACCACAGCTAATAAAATAAACCAAAAAATCATCATAAAAGCTCCTCCTCCAAAAAAGCCATTAAAACCCATATGACCAAATCTTCCCATATGACCAAATCTTCCCATATGACCAAATCTAAACATAATTTCTTCACCCCTAATTTATATTCTAAGTCTAAACCTTAACTTTAATTATAGCATAAATTATAAATATGAAGAAAATATGAATTAATAATAGAGTTAGATAGCTTAATTAAAAATAAAGACTTTAATTGGAAAAGCTAAATATTTATTTCCTAAAATAATCTACTCCAGCCTGAAAAATACCTTGATTTTTGAGACCACTAATATTTTTAGCCACATTTTTTCCTATTCTTTCTGAATGTCCCATTTTACCCAAAATTCTACCATCAGGACTGCAAATAGCTTCTATAGCTGCTGCTGATCCATTAGGGTTAAAAGGCCTTTGCTTTGTTGGTTCTCCAGCTAAATCAACATATTGAGCAATAATTTGGCCCTGTTCTTCTAATTTCTTAATCAGCTCAGGTTGAGCTACAAAACGGCCTTCTCCATGTGAAACTGGAATGGTGTGGATATCTCCTACTTTTAAGTTACTAAGCCAGGGAGATTTATTTGAAATAATTTTGGTCTTTACCATCTGAGAAACATGTCTTCCAATCTTATTATAAGTTAAAGTTGGGGAATCTTTAGTTAAATCTTTAATTTCACCAGTAGGTAAAAGACCTAATTGGACTAAAGCCTGAAAACCATTACAAATTCCCAGCATTAAACCATCTCTTTGTTTTAAATGTTCTTTAACAGCTTGTTTAATTTGAGGATTTCTAAAAACAGCTGCAATAAATTTAGCTGAACCATCAGGCTCATCTCCAGCACTAAACCCACCAGGAATAGCTACAATTTGAGCTTCCTTAATTAAAGCTGCCATTTTAATAATCGACTTTTCAACTAAAGTTGCTTTTAAATTTTTGAAAATAAAAGTTTCAACCTCAGCTCCAGCTTCTCTAAACTGACGTGCTGTATCATATTCACAGTTTGTACCAGGAAAGACAGGTATTAAGACTTTTGGTTTAGCAATTTTAATTTTGGCTTTATATATTTTTTCTGCTTTGGAACTTTCTAATTTAAGTAATTCTTTTTTTTGAGTTTTCAAGGGCTGAGTATTTTTTTTAGAGTCTAAGGCTTCAGTTTTATATATTTTTTCTAAAGGTTCTTGCCAATGTTTTAAAGCCTGACTAAGTGGAATTTCAAGCTGCTTAATCTTAATCACTTCTGGCTTAATTGTTTTCCCCAAAATTTGATAATCCAAGCCAGAAAATAGTTCTTTTGCTTTTTCTGTACCAGCTAATTCCAAAATTAAAGCACCATATTCAGGAGAAAACAACTCTTCTTGCTTTAAATTGGCAGTAATTTCTACTCCAATCTGATTACCAAAACTCATTTTGCTAATTGCAGCTGCTAAACCACCTACTGTAATAGCAGCTGCAGATTTTATTTTTTTAGCTGCAATTAATTTTTCAACTCTACTATAATTTTGCTGCAGCTTTTCTATATTTGGAATTTCAGCTTGATCTCTTTTAACAGGTAAATAAATCAATTTATTAGCTGCTGCTTTAAATTCAGGTGAAATAACATTATTGACATCAACTGTATCTACAGCAAAAGAAACTAAGGTTGGTGGTACATCAAGTTCTTTAAAAGTTCCTGACATACTATCTTTACCACCAATTGCAGGAATCCCAAACTCTTTTTGAGCTTTATAAGCTCCTAATAAGGCACTAAAAGGTTTACCCCAGCGTTCAGCTTCTTGGCCCAGTTTTTCAAAATATTCTTGTAAACTAAGTCTAATTTTAGAATAATCGCCACCAACAGCTACAATTTTAGCAACTGACTCAATAACTGCATATAAAGCTCCATGAAAAGGGCTCCAACAGGCTAAGTTCGGGTCATAACCATAGCTCATAATAGTTCCAGTCTTTGTTTGGCCTTGAACTAAGGGTATTTTAGCAGTCATTGCCTGAGTTGGAGTTAACTGATATTTACCCCCAAAAGGCATTGTTACACTACCAGCTCCAATAGAACTATCAAATTTTTCAACTAATCCTTTTTGACTTGCTATATTGATATCTGCCAGATTCTGCAGCCATTTAGTTTTTAAAGTTTGCTTTCCCTGAAGCCTCTTAACTGCTGCAGTTTTAAAATAGTTTTTTTCTGCTTTTGGAGAACAGACTTTTATTTTTGTTTTTTGACTGGCTCCATTTGTAGCTAAAAAATCACGGCTTAAATCAACAATTTTTTCTCCCTGCCACTTCATAATTAAACGGTTATTTGCTTTGACTTCAGCTACTACAGTTGCTTCTAAGTTTTCTGCTGCTGCTAATTTGATAAACTCATTTACTGCATCTGCTTCAACAACTACTGCCATTCTTTCCTGAGATTCAGAAATTGCTAATTCTGTTCCATTTAAACCTTCATATTTTTTAGGTACAGCATCTAAATTAATTTCTAAAGCAGCTGCTAGTTCTCCGATTGCAACTGCAACTCCACCTGCTCCAAAGTCATTACAAACTTTAATTTTTTTAGTTACTTTTGGTTTTCTAAATAAGCGTTGAATTTTTCTTTCAGTTGGAGCATTTCCCTTTTGCACTTCAGCACTACTTGCTTCTATAGAATCTTCATTATGGACTTTAGATGAACCAGTAGCTCCTCCACAACCATCACGGCCAGTTTTACCACCTAAAAGAATTACTTTATCTGTTGGTAGAGCTTCTCCTCTAAACACATTTTCTTTAGGAGCAGCTGCAACCACAGCTCCTAATTCTAGATGTTTTGCCAAAAAACGCTGGTGATATAGTTCTCTAACCATCCCAGTTGCTAGGCCAATCTGATTTCCATAAGAACTATAACCATTAGCAGCCTCCTGCACTATTTTTTTTTGTGGTAATTTGCCAGCTAAAGTAGCCTCAATTGGAGTACGAGGATCTGCTGCTCCAGAAATACGCATCGCTTGATAAACATAAGCACGGCCAGAAAGAGGATCCCGAATAGCCCCTCCTAAACAAGTTGCTGCTCCACCAAAAGGCTCGATTTCTGTAGGATGATTATGAGTTTCATTTTTAAACATTAAAAGCCAAGCTTGCTCTTGACCATCAACATCAACATTAATTTCTATACTGGCTGCATTAACTTCATTTGAAATTTCTAAATCATCTAACTTACCTAAAGCTCTCAATTCTTTCATTCCTAAAAGAGCAATATCCATCAAACAAATATCTTTTTTTTGATTTTGATAAATTTTTTGGCGCCCCTTTAAATACTCTTGATAAGCATTTTCTATGGCCTCTGTAAATTTATCTGCTTCTATGTCCACTTTTTCAATTTTTGTTAAAAAAGTTGTATGCCGACAGTGATCAGACCAATAAGTATCTAAAACTCTCAGTTCAGTAATTGTTGGATTTCTCTTTTCTTCATTTTTAAAATATCTTTGACAGTGTTTTAAATCAGCCAAGTTCATAGCCAATCTCATTTCAGTTCTAATAGCAGCTAGCTGCTCAGTTTCTGCTTCAATAAACTCAGCTACAGTTTCTACTTTTGCTGGTTTTTGGTGTTTTCTGCTTAAAGTTTCTGGTTTTTTAAGTTCTGCTTCTCGTGAATCAATTGGATTTATATAATAATCTTTTATTTTCTCTATATCTTTTTTAGTTAAATCACCCTCTAAAATAAAAACTTGGGCCACCCTCACAGTCGGTTTTTGCTCTTCATTTAAAATCTGAATACATTGTTCAGCCCAATCAGCCCTTTGATCATACTGTCCAGGTAAATATTCAACTGCAAAAATTTCTGCTTCAGCTTTAACTCTTATTTCTTCTTGATAAATTAAATCAACTGGCAGCTCTGCTAAAATTCTTTTACAAGCTTCCTCATAAGCTGACTCTGAAATATTTGTTAGGTCATAGCGATTTAAAATCCGTAAAGAGCTTAAATTATCAAGTCCTAAACTTTCTTTAAAATCAGAAAAAATCTCTTCTGCCTCAACAGCAAAGCCTTCTTTTTTTTCAACAAAAATCCGCCTGATCTGAGCTCCCATTTTAAGCGCCCCTTTTTTGGTATATTTTCTTGTTTAAAATTAAATTTTATAGCTAAAAAATAGCTTGCAATTTAATTATAGAATGATACACTTAAGAAGTAAAATTAATATTACTAATACTTTAAATAAGGAGAGCTAATAAATGCTTTTAAACTTTGAATTATACAAAGTGTTTTATCAAGTAGCTAGTAATTTAAGTTTTTCTAAGGCAGCAGAAAAACTATTTATTTCTCAATCTGCAGTTAGCCAAAATATTAAAAATCTGGAAAAAGAATTAAAAACTAAATTATTTATTCGCAGTACTAAAAATGTAGAATTAACTCAAGCAGGCAGCTTACTTTTAAAACATATTGAACCAGCCTTTAATTTAATTGAAAACGGAGAAAAAAGTTTAAGAGAAATTAATGATCTCAAAAGAGGAGAAATTCATATTGGGGCTAATGATACAATTGCTAAAGATTACTTACTTCCTTATCTCAAAAAATTTCATCAGCTTTATCCTGAAATCCAGATTCAAATAACTAATCGGACTTCAAGCACCTGTATTGAACTCTTAAAACAAAATAAAGTTGATTTAATTATTAGTAATTTACCTAATTCAAAAATTACTAATAAAATGCAGATTAAGCCCATTTTTAGTTTTAAAGATATTTTCATTGCAGCTGATCAATTTAAAGAATTGAAAACGAAAAAGCTTAAATTAAAAGAATTAACAAACTATCCCTTTTTAAGCTTAGAAAGAAAAACTACTAGTCAGCAATTTTTAGAAAAACATTTAAATAAACTAGGAATAGAAATTGAAGCTGCAGTTGAATTAGGAAGTGTTGATTTGCTAATAGAAATGACCAAAATCGGTTTGGGAATTGCAGTTGTACCTGAATATTGTTTGAATCTCAAACAAGAAAAATTATTTGAAGTTAAATTTAAAGAGAAACTACCAGCTCGTAAGCTGGCAGTTATAAGTAACAAAAATATTCCTTTAACAAAAGCTGCTAAAAAATTAATTGAAATCCTTAATGAAAAATTTATTTAAGATCTTGATAAAATTGACCTGCTAAATCAAATTTTGAGCCATTATATTTAAGTAAATTAACTCCTTTAGCACAGGCCTTTTTCACAGCAGCTTGTTCATAATTGCGTCCTTCAACTAAAATAACAGCTGAAATATCTGCCAAAAGTGCAACTCCTAAAGCAACTAAATCATCTAAAGTAGTCAGCCAAAGATTACCTTTTTGAGCCATTTTCATGACATCATGCGGATCATCTCCAAAATAAGCACCCTCAATTTCTAA includes these proteins:
- a CDS encoding coenzyme F420-0:L-glutamate ligase; translated protein: MRTVGTEVRGIRAPIVKEGDQLVEIVVESLKEAIKQESIKLRDKDVVGITESLVARAQGNYVNLDQIAAAINDTFSGDSIGIVFPILSRNRFSMILKGIARSGKKIYLQLSYPNDEVGNPLLDAKKIYELGIDPYQYVIEEAEYKQKFADFKHPFTGVNYVELYQEIAAETEIEIIAANQPETILDYTDQVIAADIHSRERTKTILKENGAQKVISLDQICNQAENKGYNPDYGLLGSNKASAESLKLFPRDGQQFVEAVQAEIKAFSGQEVEVMIYGDGAFKDPAAKIWELADPVVSPAYTQGLAGTPNEIKLKYIADNELKDLAGSELLTAMKAEIRDKEADLTANLKAQGTTPRQLTDLLGSLCDLVSGSGDKGTPIILIQGYFDNLADE
- a CDS encoding SHOCT domain-containing protein — translated: MFRFGHMGRFGHMGRFGHMGFNGFFGGGAFMMIFWFILLAVVIYFIVQKNNENKEPHQRNNYSSQKNDFKIEPQDSAEEIARQRYAQGEITKAEFEEIIENLRK
- a CDS encoding phosphoribosylformylglycinamidine synthase — its product is MGAQIRRIFVEKKEGFAVEAEEIFSDFKESLGLDNLSSLRILNRYDLTNISESAYEEACKRILAELPVDLIYQEEIRVKAEAEIFAVEYLPGQYDQRADWAEQCIQILNEEQKPTVRVAQVFILEGDLTKKDIEKIKDYYINPIDSREAELKKPETLSRKHQKPAKVETVAEFIEAETEQLAAIRTEMRLAMNLADLKHCQRYFKNEEKRNPTITELRVLDTYWSDHCRHTTFLTKIEKVDIEADKFTEAIENAYQEYLKGRQKIYQNQKKDICLMDIALLGMKELRALGKLDDLEISNEVNAASIEINVDVDGQEQAWLLMFKNETHNHPTEIEPFGGAATCLGGAIRDPLSGRAYVYQAMRISGAADPRTPIEATLAGKLPQKKIVQEAANGYSSYGNQIGLATGMVRELYHQRFLAKHLELGAVVAAAPKENVFRGEALPTDKVILLGGKTGRDGCGGATGSSKVHNEDSIEASSAEVQKGNAPTERKIQRLFRKPKVTKKIKVCNDFGAGGVAVAIGELAAALEINLDAVPKKYEGLNGTELAISESQERMAVVVEADAVNEFIKLAAAENLEATVVAEVKANNRLIMKWQGEKIVDLSRDFLATNGASQKTKIKVCSPKAEKNYFKTAAVKRLQGKQTLKTKWLQNLADINIASQKGLVEKFDSSIGAGSVTMPFGGKYQLTPTQAMTAKIPLVQGQTKTGTIMSYGYDPNLACWSPFHGALYAVIESVAKIVAVGGDYSKIRLSLQEYFEKLGQEAERWGKPFSALLGAYKAQKEFGIPAIGGKDSMSGTFKELDVPPTLVSFAVDTVDVNNVISPEFKAAANKLIYLPVKRDQAEIPNIEKLQQNYSRVEKLIAAKKIKSAAAITVGGLAAAISKMSFGNQIGVEITANLKQEELFSPEYGALILELAGTEKAKELFSGLDYQILGKTIKPEVIKIKQLEIPLSQALKHWQEPLEKIYKTEALDSKKNTQPLKTQKKELLKLESSKAEKIYKAKIKIAKPKVLIPVFPGTNCEYDTARQFREAGAEVETFIFKNLKATLVEKSIIKMAALIKEAQIVAIPGGFSAGDEPDGSAKFIAAVFRNPQIKQAVKEHLKQRDGLMLGICNGFQALVQLGLLPTGEIKDLTKDSPTLTYNKIGRHVSQMVKTKIISNKSPWLSNLKVGDIHTIPVSHGEGRFVAQPELIKKLEEQGQIIAQYVDLAGEPTKQRPFNPNGSAAAIEAICSPDGRILGKMGHSERIGKNVAKNISGLKNQGIFQAGVDYFRK
- a CDS encoding LysR family transcriptional regulator; translated protein: MLLNFELYKVFYQVASNLSFSKAAEKLFISQSAVSQNIKNLEKELKTKLFIRSTKNVELTQAGSLLLKHIEPAFNLIENGEKSLREINDLKRGEIHIGANDTIAKDYLLPYLKKFHQLYPEIQIQITNRTSSTCIELLKQNKVDLIISNLPNSKITNKMQIKPIFSFKDIFIAADQFKELKTKKLKLKELTNYPFLSLERKTTSQQFLEKHLNKLGIEIEAAVELGSVDLLIEMTKIGLGIAVVPEYCLNLKQEKLFEVKFKEKLPARKLAVISNKNIPLTKAAKKLIEILNEKFI
- a CDS encoding DRTGG domain-containing protein, which codes for MTVREFAQKYKLEIVAGNNLELEIEGAYFGDDPHDVMKMAQKGNLWLTTLDDLVALGVALLADISAVILVEGRNYEQAAVKKACAKGVNLLKYNGSKFDLAGQFYQDLK